One Carassius auratus strain Wakin chromosome 3, ASM336829v1, whole genome shotgun sequence genomic region harbors:
- the LOC113054398 gene encoding protein FAM83G-like — MALSQVQCLDNNHINLRTNESKPGFFYSEQQRLALETLIEDGQDAYEDYIQTNNIRCFLSDLELQSILSTVEVYCPGSPDFDAELLGDSDGEEVSLQYWPDRSDRSIPLLDIGWPDRASYRGLTRVQVYTQPPYEGQSHIKEVVRKMISQAQKVIAIVMDLFTDIDIFKDLLDASYKRKVSVYIMLEATGVKHFLRMCEKAGMHTGHLKNMRVRSIRGTGFFSRSSKRVCGSQSQKFMFIDGDKAVSGSYSFTWSASRLDRNLITVLTGQAVDTFDSLFQDMYVMSNGVCLSKINLSSEPEPDFLPQVVPTLLPSATRALKLINPKYTLVSNCAFTSNGPASDQTSAKNSTSRNQPEVIKRIKDTPAVPPVHPGLLNLEKANMINYVPTWPDPDPPSDVIGFINIRDSNKPLQAHLMRSELFEVSQAIRFKDPLHEPKESLRDCPGPISQTTYDPETPAQKQTSGEAQEYFDQNQHQRSSQREKLISPLEKPKTVHVLACSKVNKEQLCVMEKELASISLQRKNINREKENFPNTILSFAQDDTGRKQALDTPKPLKCPAQTSEDLELKSSSSALSIKNHYESFAISETPSVMQSQDEQVINDVATHDYRDTKPDTNQNGWNGTQGSNCDSSISSLSDEFYQCFSPVADFRSVGDVFLPENTPESLHNSVENSQQEQGVPCSNSSPAQENADLDSKNTLFIQKLLKTSCSIIFNFLFADFKTTAATSKNTSAQKRDKGTIINDSELPVKDSEPCYFSHTPNGCFNFSSTSEEYFECSDTVGLTSEIDGIDHEVKPSSMETLSSDERLQVLKPVLENEKLSELNGQNTKENNDPKMHFGQDHLKFQHILEMTADSHQAVLKSEDNAQTQQDENVHRQLQESEVTSETVVESILISNLLQEHEISASLKVLKIQSKDASVELVEKVEKAPVQDLQLKISLDLASEQPEKEPRQDMQLDENHPLSRKSEEHVNEHLKLQSDEISPAALKRKSKEHNPQEKLPKQSETIELLILEDSDFQKTDNHIKHHPEFPFKLEEG, encoded by the exons ATGGCACTGTCACAGGTTCAGTGCCTTGATAACAATCACATCAATTTGCGCACAAACGAGTCCAAGCCGGGGTTCTTCTACAGCGAGCAGCAGAGACTCGCGCTGGAAACACTCATAGAAGACGGACAGGACGCTTATGAGGACTACATCCAAACAAACAACATCCGCTGCTTTCTATCAGACCTTGAACTTCAGAGCATTCTCAGCACTGTGGAGGTGTATTGCCCGGGTTCCCCTGATTTTGACGCTGAGCTGCTCGGCGACAGTGATGGGGAAGAGGTTTCGCTTCAGTACTGGCCTGACCGCTCGGACCGCTCGATCCCGCTGCTGGATATCGGGTGGCCGGACCGAGCGTCCTACCGCGGACTGACTCGCGTTCAAGTGTACACTCAGCCTCCTTATGAGGGTCAGTCACATATTAAAGAGGTCGTTAGAAAAATGATCTCTCAAGCTCAAA AGGTTATTGCAATTGTCATGGACTTGTTCACAGATATTGACATTTTCAAAGATCTCCTGGATGCAAGCTACAAGCGGAAGGTTTCTGTGTACATTATGTTGGAGGCCACCGGAGTGAAGCACTTCCTGAGAATGTGTGAGAAAGCAGGCATGCACACTGGACACCTAAAG AACATGAGAGTGCGCAGCATCAGAGGGACAGGATTTTTTAGTCGATCCTCAAAGAGAGTGTGTGGAAGCCAAAGCCAGAAGTTCATGTTTATTGATGGAGACAAAGCAGTCTCAGGGTCATATAG TTTCACGTGGTCTGCCTCAAGACTGGACAGAAATCTCATCACGGTCCTCACTGGCCAAGCAGTCGACACGTTTGACTCATTGTTTCAGGACATGTATGTGATGTCTAATGGAGTGTGTCTGAGCAAGATTAATCTAAGCAGTGAGCCTGAACCTGATTTCCTCCCTCAAGTAGTACCCACTCTACTTCCCTCAGCCACAAGAGCACTCAAGCTTATTAACCCGAAATACACTCTTGTCTCCAACTGCGCTTTCACTTCCAACGGACCTGCATCTGACCAGACAAGTGCCAAGAACAGCACTTCCAGGAATCAGCCAGAAGTCATCAAACGAATTAAAGACACACCAGCGGTGCCACCGGTTCACCCGGGACTGCTCAACCTGGAAAAGGCAAACATGATCAATTATGTGCCAACCTGGCCTGATCCTGACCCACCGAGTGATGTCATTGGTTTTATAAACATAAGAGACTCCAACAAGCCACTGCAAGCTCACCTAATGCGTTCAGAACTCTTCGAAGTGTCTCAAGCCATCCGATTCAAGGATCCTCTTCATGAGCCAAAGGAGTCTTTGAGGGATTGTCCTGGACCTATATCCCAAACTACCTATGATCCTGAAACTCCAGCTCAGAAACAAACATCAGGTGAAGCGCAGGAGTATTTTGATCAAAATCAACATCAAAGAAGCAGCCAGAGAGAGAAGCTTATCTCACCTTTGGAGAAGCCAAAAACAGTGCATGTGCTTGCCTGTAGTAAAGTAAATAAAGAGCAACTATGTGTGATGGAAAAAGAGCTGGCCTCTATATCTTTACagagaaaaaacataaatagGGAAAAAGAAAACTTTCCCAATACAATTTTATCTTTTGCTCAAGATGATACAGGTAGAAAGCAAGCTCTGGATACTCCAAAACCTCTAAAATGTCCTGCCCAGACCTCAGAGGATCTTGAATtgaaatcatcatcatcagcgtTGTCcatcaaaaatcattatgaatcaTTTGCAATCTCAGAAACCCCTTCTGTTATGCAAAGCCAAGATGAACAAGTCATAAATGATGTTGCCACTCATGACTACAGAGATACAAAACCAGACACAAACCAAAATGGCTGGAATGGTACGCAGGGATCTAACTGTGACTCCAGCATCTCTTCGTTGTCTGATGAATTCTACCAGTGTTTTAGCCCTGTGGCTGACTTTAGGTCTGTAGGAGATGTCTTTTTGCCTGAAAATACACCAGAATCTTTGCATAATTCAGTCGAAAACAGTCAACAAGAGCAGGGAGTTCCTTGTTCAAATTCATCCCCAGCTCAAGAGAATGCAGATTTGGATAGTAAAAATACCTTGTTTATTcagaaacttttaaaaacatcttgCAGTATTATTTTCAATTTCTTATTTGCAGACTTCAAAACAACAGCTGCAACTTCAAAAAACACCTCTGCTCAAAAAAGAGACAAAGGTACCATAATAAATGATAGTGAACTACCAGTCAAAGATAGCGAACCCTGTTATTTCTCACATACTCCTAACGGTTGCTTCAACTTCTCTTCAACTTCGGAGGAATACTTTGAGTGCAGTGATACAGTGGGTTTGACGTCAGAAATTGATGGTATAGATCATGAAGTGAAACCAAGCTCAATGGAGACATTAAGTTCGGATGAACGACTACAAGTACTGAAGCCTGTACTGGAAAATGAGAAACTATCAGAACTAAACGgtcagaacacaaaagaaaacaatgaCCCCAAAATGCATTTTGGACAGGATCACCTCAAATTTCAACACATATTAGAGATGACAGCTGACAGTCACCAGGCAGTTTTAAAGTCTGAAGATAATGCCCAAACTCAACAGGATGAGAACGTTCACAGACAACTACAAGAGTCTGAAGTTACATCAGAGACAGTAGTAGAGAGCATTCTGATTAGTAACTTATTGCAAGAGCATGAGATAAGTGCATCTCTGAAGGTTTTAAAGATACAGTCCAAGGATGCTTCTGTAGAATTAGTTGAGAAAGTTGAAAAAGCACCAGTGCAAGACTTACAACTTAAGATAAGTCTGGATTTAGCATCTGAGCAACCTGAAAAAGAACCACGACAGGACATGCAACTTGATGAAA ATCATCCACTCAGCCGGAAATCTGAAGAGCATGTGAATGAGCATTTAAAGCTTCAGAGCGATGAGATCAGTCCAGCAGCGCTAAAGAGAAAATCCAAGGAGCACAATCCTCAAGAGAAACTGCCTAAACAGTCTGAAACCATTGAGCTGCTGATATTAGAGGATTCTGACTTCCAAAAGACAGA caaccacatcaAGCATCATCCAGAATTCCCATTCAAATTAGAGGAGGGTTAA